Proteins encoded by one window of Gordonia jinghuaiqii:
- the dapF gene encoding diaminopimelate epimerase, producing the protein MSPGPEGALRFVKGHGTQNDFVVIADPDADLALGTELVAALCDRQRGIGADGLLRVARSGALVSRGVLDALPDGVSPDDWFMDYRNGDGSVAEMCGNGVRVFAHFVRATGLVDTDTFPVGSRAGARPVTIHSFDDVHAEVTVEMGVARLDGSYTVRIGDDIYPGARVDVGNPHLACVVAEMTADDLAAVDFTAGVTIDSAAFPHGANVELLTPPKEDADGGLTARMRVFERGVGETRSCGTGLVAAARAALHGRGADSGTLRIGIPGGEVTVTIAPDGSTLRGPSMLVADGVLRPGWDR; encoded by the coding sequence ATGAGCCCCGGACCGGAGGGCGCGCTGCGTTTCGTCAAAGGCCATGGCACCCAGAACGATTTCGTGGTCATCGCCGACCCCGACGCCGACCTCGCCCTCGGGACCGAGTTGGTCGCCGCGCTGTGCGATCGGCAACGCGGGATCGGTGCCGACGGGCTGCTGCGAGTGGCGCGCTCGGGTGCGCTGGTCTCCCGCGGAGTGCTCGACGCCCTGCCCGACGGGGTGTCGCCGGACGACTGGTTCATGGACTACCGCAACGGCGACGGTTCCGTTGCCGAGATGTGCGGCAACGGCGTACGCGTCTTCGCCCATTTCGTCCGTGCGACGGGCCTCGTCGACACCGACACCTTTCCCGTCGGCTCCCGGGCGGGCGCCCGGCCGGTCACCATCCACAGCTTCGACGACGTCCACGCCGAGGTGACGGTCGAGATGGGTGTCGCGCGTCTGGACGGCTCCTACACCGTCCGGATCGGCGACGACATCTATCCCGGGGCCAGGGTCGATGTCGGCAACCCGCATCTGGCCTGTGTGGTGGCGGAGATGACCGCCGACGATCTCGCCGCGGTCGATTTCACAGCCGGGGTCACCATCGACTCCGCCGCCTTCCCTCACGGCGCCAACGTCGAACTGCTCACCCCGCCGAAGGAGGACGCCGACGGCGGTCTGACCGCCCGGATGCGGGTGTTCGAGCGGGGCGTCGGGGAGACCCGGAGTTGCGGAACGGGGCTGGTCGCGGCCGCACGTGCCGCCTTGCACGGCCGCGGGGCGGACTCCGGCACACTGCGCATCGGCATTCCGGGCGGCGAGGTCACCGTGACCATCGCGCCGGACGGCTCGACGCTGCGCGGACCGTCGATGCTGGTCGCCGACGGCGTACTCCGACCCGGTTGGGACCGCTGA
- the hflX gene encoding GTPase HflX: MTESTAHIITPEPDVWNADDPTTGELQLSERASLQRVAGLSTELTDVTEVEYRQLRLEKVVLVGVWTEGSAAAAQANMTELAALAETAGSQVLDAVIQRRSKPDPATYIGSGKAEELHEIVVATGADTVVCDGELTPAQLTALEKVVKVKVIDRTALILDIFAQHATSREGKAQVSLAQMEYMLPRLRGWGESMSRQAGGRAGSNGGVGLRGPGETKIETDRRRIRERMAKLRREIRDMKKARTTKRAARNRSAIPAITVAGYTNAGKSSLVNAMTGAGVLVQDALFATLDPTTRRATLDDGRAVVFTDTVGFVRHLPTQLVEAFRSTLEEVVDADLLLHVVDGADAFPMEQISAVRQVINEIVTEEGGTAPPELLVINKIDAIDGNRLTELRGALGTDAVFVSARTGEGLPELFERVRDFVGREDVEMTIDVPFSRGDIISRVHTEGEVISSEHSESGTTLKVRVPAAFAGEIADLRA, encoded by the coding sequence ATGACCGAATCAACAGCACACATCATCACGCCGGAACCGGACGTCTGGAACGCGGACGATCCGACCACCGGTGAACTCCAACTCTCCGAACGCGCCTCCCTGCAGCGCGTCGCCGGGCTCTCCACCGAGCTCACCGACGTCACCGAGGTCGAGTACCGGCAGCTGCGCCTCGAGAAGGTGGTCCTGGTCGGTGTCTGGACCGAGGGCAGTGCCGCCGCGGCCCAGGCCAACATGACCGAGCTGGCGGCCCTGGCCGAGACGGCGGGTTCGCAGGTCCTCGACGCGGTGATCCAGCGTCGATCCAAACCCGACCCGGCCACCTACATCGGTAGCGGCAAGGCCGAGGAGCTCCACGAGATCGTCGTCGCCACCGGCGCCGACACCGTCGTCTGCGACGGCGAGCTCACCCCCGCCCAGCTCACCGCACTGGAAAAGGTCGTCAAGGTCAAGGTCATCGACCGCACCGCGCTGATCCTCGACATCTTCGCCCAGCATGCGACGTCACGGGAGGGTAAGGCCCAGGTCTCGCTCGCCCAGATGGAGTACATGCTCCCGCGCCTGCGTGGCTGGGGCGAGTCGATGTCGCGTCAGGCCGGCGGACGGGCGGGCAGCAACGGCGGCGTGGGCCTGCGTGGTCCCGGCGAGACGAAGATCGAAACCGACCGTCGCCGCATCCGCGAGCGGATGGCCAAGCTTCGCCGTGAGATCCGCGACATGAAGAAGGCCCGGACCACCAAACGCGCCGCGCGTAACCGCAGTGCGATCCCGGCGATCACCGTGGCCGGCTACACCAACGCCGGCAAGTCCAGCCTCGTGAACGCCATGACCGGTGCGGGCGTCCTCGTCCAGGACGCGTTGTTCGCAACCCTCGATCCGACGACCCGCCGGGCCACGCTCGACGACGGGCGCGCGGTGGTCTTCACCGACACCGTCGGCTTCGTCCGGCATCTGCCCACCCAGCTGGTGGAGGCGTTCCGGTCGACGCTCGAGGAGGTCGTCGACGCCGACCTGCTCCTCCACGTCGTCGACGGTGCGGATGCGTTCCCGATGGAGCAGATCTCGGCGGTCCGTCAGGTGATCAACGAGATCGTCACCGAGGAGGGCGGCACCGCGCCGCCGGAACTGCTGGTCATCAACAAGATCGATGCGATCGACGGCAACCGGCTCACCGAGTTGCGTGGCGCGCTCGGCACCGACGCGGTGTTCGTGTCGGCGCGTACCGGGGAGGGTCTGCCCGAACTGTTCGAGCGGGTTCGCGACTTCGTGGGCCGTGAGGACGTGGAGATGACCATCGATGTGCCGTTCTCACGCGGCGACATCATCTCGCGGGTGCACACCGAGGGTGAGGTGATCTCCTCGGAGCACTCCGAGTCGGGCACGACGCTGAAGGTCCGCGTCCCGGCCGCCTTCGCGGGCGAGATCGCGGACCTCCGGGCCTGA
- a CDS encoding HPr family phosphocarrier protein has protein sequence MPSTIATVGSAVGLHARPATIIAEAVAEAGNPVTIGLEGGDPVDAGSALMIMTLGAEKGTKVVVTAEDQDTLDAIVTLVETDLDAD, from the coding sequence ATGCCCAGCACCATCGCCACCGTCGGATCGGCCGTCGGCCTGCACGCCCGCCCCGCCACGATCATCGCCGAGGCCGTCGCCGAGGCGGGCAATCCCGTCACCATCGGCCTCGAGGGCGGCGACCCGGTCGATGCGGGATCGGCACTGATGATCATGACGCTGGGGGCGGAGAAGGGCACCAAGGTCGTCGTGACCGCCGAGGATCAGGACACTCTCGACGCAATCGTCACGCTGGTCGAGACCGACCTCGACGCAGACTGA
- a CDS encoding PTS fructose transporter subunit IIABC produces the protein MTEPIITAQTVSLDVDAGADPAAVITALAERLAAAGRTTDPDDLASAALEREAKSATGLPGGIAIPHARAASVTTASLAMARLSRKVDFGAPDGPADLVFLIAAPEGGAAAHMKVLSSLARALVRPDFVAALRDAENDERVIELVTEAIDPAPAAPNTTKENPVEKEPASATAESPPRIIAVTACPTGIAHTYMAADALKYAAERAGVDFAVETQGSSATTPFPPDVIADADAVIFATDVGVKDKGRFGGKPVIASGVKRAINEPDAMIAEAVAASRNPDAARVTGDGAGAGDASTSKSGVGIGGRVRQALMTGVSYMIPFVAAGGLLIALGFLLAGYEVANKVLDDAGTLTDGAYIALNNSLWDLPSGGLLEYLGAVSYATGTGVMALAVPVLAGYIAFAIADRPGIAPGFVAGIVSLAVGASFIGALIGGLIAGAVCLWIARLPLPQWARGLMPVVIIPFFGSMIVGGLLYMVLGKPLAWLTEQMNSGLESMSGGSAIVLGVVLGLMMCFDLGGPVNKTAYLFATAGIADAATAGTAQYQIMAAVMCAGMVPPLALALATVLRPALFTEPERENGKAAWLLGASFISEGAIPFAAVDPFRVIPSMMAGGALSGALIMAFGVELRAPHGGIFVFFAMNNWVLFLVALVAGMILSAVLVVTAKQIHRSRDAAAFDEIDAVAV, from the coding sequence ATGACCGAGCCGATCATCACCGCTCAGACGGTGAGTCTCGACGTCGATGCCGGCGCCGACCCCGCCGCCGTCATCACCGCCCTCGCCGAGCGCCTCGCGGCCGCCGGACGGACCACCGACCCGGACGATCTCGCCTCTGCCGCACTCGAGCGGGAGGCCAAATCCGCGACCGGACTTCCCGGCGGGATCGCGATTCCCCACGCCCGCGCCGCATCGGTCACCACGGCGAGCCTGGCGATGGCGCGGCTTTCCCGCAAGGTCGACTTCGGCGCCCCCGACGGTCCTGCCGACCTGGTCTTCCTCATCGCCGCCCCCGAGGGTGGCGCCGCCGCGCACATGAAGGTCCTCAGTTCACTGGCCCGTGCACTGGTCCGGCCCGACTTCGTCGCGGCGCTGCGTGACGCCGAGAACGACGAGCGCGTCATCGAACTGGTCACCGAGGCCATCGATCCGGCACCCGCCGCACCGAATACGACGAAAGAGAACCCCGTCGAGAAGGAACCGGCGTCGGCGACCGCGGAGTCGCCTCCGCGGATCATCGCGGTCACCGCGTGCCCCACCGGGATCGCCCACACCTACATGGCCGCCGACGCGCTGAAGTATGCGGCCGAGCGCGCCGGTGTCGACTTCGCGGTGGAGACGCAGGGTTCCTCGGCGACGACCCCGTTCCCGCCCGATGTCATCGCCGACGCCGACGCGGTCATCTTCGCCACCGACGTCGGCGTCAAGGACAAAGGACGGTTCGGCGGCAAACCCGTGATCGCCTCGGGTGTCAAGCGCGCCATCAACGAACCCGACGCCATGATCGCCGAGGCGGTTGCCGCCAGCAGGAACCCGGATGCCGCCCGCGTCACCGGCGACGGCGCCGGCGCCGGTGATGCGAGCACGTCGAAGTCGGGCGTCGGGATCGGCGGGCGGGTCCGTCAGGCACTCATGACCGGTGTCAGCTACATGATCCCGTTCGTCGCCGCGGGCGGTCTGCTCATCGCACTGGGCTTCCTGCTCGCCGGATACGAGGTCGCCAACAAGGTCCTCGACGACGCGGGCACGCTCACCGACGGCGCCTACATCGCCTTGAACAACAGCCTGTGGGACCTGCCGTCCGGGGGGCTCCTGGAGTACCTGGGCGCGGTCAGCTATGCCACGGGTACAGGGGTGATGGCGCTGGCGGTCCCGGTCCTGGCCGGTTACATCGCGTTCGCCATCGCCGACCGGCCGGGTATCGCACCCGGTTTCGTCGCCGGAATCGTCTCCCTCGCCGTGGGCGCCAGCTTCATCGGTGCGCTCATCGGCGGTCTGATCGCGGGCGCGGTGTGCCTGTGGATCGCGCGACTCCCCTTGCCGCAGTGGGCACGCGGACTGATGCCGGTGGTGATCATTCCGTTCTTCGGCAGCATGATCGTCGGCGGGCTGCTCTACATGGTCCTCGGCAAACCCCTCGCCTGGCTGACCGAACAGATGAACAGCGGCCTCGAGAGCATGTCCGGCGGCTCGGCCATCGTCCTCGGCGTGGTGCTGGGCCTGATGATGTGCTTCGACCTCGGTGGACCCGTCAACAAGACCGCCTACCTGTTCGCGACCGCGGGTATCGCCGACGCCGCGACCGCAGGCACCGCGCAGTACCAGATCATGGCCGCGGTCATGTGCGCCGGCATGGTGCCCCCGCTGGCGCTGGCGCTGGCCACCGTGCTGCGTCCCGCACTGTTCACCGAACCCGAGCGGGAGAACGGCAAGGCCGCGTGGCTACTCGGCGCGTCGTTCATCTCCGAGGGCGCCATCCCGTTCGCCGCGGTCGACCCCTTCCGGGTCATCCCGTCGATGATGGCAGGCGGCGCACTGTCCGGCGCGCTGATCATGGCCTTCGGCGTCGAGCTCCGCGCCCCGCACGGTGGCATCTTCGTCTTCTTCGCGATGAACAACTGGGTGCTGTTCCTGGTGGCACTCGTCGCGGGCATGATCCTGTCCGCCGTCCTGGTGGTCACGGCCAAACAGATCCATCGCAGCCGTGACGCCGCCGCATTCGACGAAATCGACGCCGTCGCGGTCTGA
- the pfkB gene encoding 1-phosphofructokinase: MILTVTANPSLDRTLELATPLRRGEVQRAGVVRAEPGGKGVNVSRVAAAAGLATRALLPARAGDPLLAALDDLGLPYDAVPVDDEVRSNITIAEADGTTTKINAPGVALTPAHLESLAALIGARAGTAQWVTLCGSLPPGVPDDWYRTMADDLALAGCRVAVDTSGEPLRAAADGRVDLIKPNEDELAELTGTDPEKLREALARNDFGPIVEAAARLVDRIGGHVLATLGAAGAVLVTASGTWSATPPPIVPRSTVGAGDSSLAGFLIAQTGGASLPECLRHAVAYGAAAAALAGTQAPTPDHLDLSGVTVTELSGAARMS; this comes from the coding sequence ATGATCCTCACCGTCACCGCCAACCCCAGCCTGGACCGCACCCTCGAACTCGCCACCCCTCTCCGACGCGGCGAGGTGCAACGTGCCGGAGTCGTGCGCGCCGAGCCGGGAGGCAAGGGGGTCAACGTGTCCCGCGTCGCCGCCGCCGCCGGACTGGCCACCCGGGCGCTGTTGCCTGCTCGCGCGGGAGACCCGCTGCTGGCGGCGCTCGACGACCTCGGACTGCCCTACGACGCCGTGCCCGTGGACGACGAGGTCCGCTCCAACATCACCATTGCCGAGGCCGACGGCACCACCACCAAGATCAACGCTCCGGGCGTCGCCCTCACCCCCGCGCACCTCGAGTCGCTCGCCGCACTCATCGGCGCCCGGGCCGGGACCGCGCAGTGGGTCACGCTGTGCGGTTCGCTGCCGCCGGGGGTACCTGACGACTGGTACCGAACGATGGCCGACGACCTCGCACTCGCCGGCTGCCGGGTCGCGGTGGACACCTCCGGCGAGCCGCTCCGCGCAGCCGCCGACGGACGCGTCGACCTGATCAAACCCAACGAGGACGAACTCGCCGAACTGACCGGTACCGACCCGGAGAAACTGCGGGAAGCGCTCGCCCGCAACGACTTCGGCCCCATCGTCGAAGCCGCGGCCAGGCTGGTCGACCGGATCGGTGGCCACGTCCTCGCGACCCTGGGCGCCGCCGGCGCCGTGCTGGTCACCGCGTCGGGCACGTGGAGCGCCACCCCGCCGCCCATCGTCCCCCGCAGCACGGTGGGTGCCGGTGATTCCTCACTCGCCGGTTTCCTGATCGCCCAGACCGGCGGCGCCTCACTACCGGAGTGCCTGCGGCATGCGGTGGCCTACGGCGCTGCCGCGGCCGCCCTCGCCGGCACCCAGGCACCCACCCCCGACCATCTCGACCTGTCCGGCGTCACGGTCACCGAGTTGTCCGGGGCCGCCCGTATGTCCTGA
- a CDS encoding DeoR/GlpR family DNA-binding transcription regulator produces the protein MYAEERQQAIVDEVRVAGRASVAALAEKFDVTSETVRRDLAVLERTGHLQRVHGGAVRAEVMRVVGELGIDERESSQVEQKAAIGRAAVRFLPPEGGSVLFDAGTTTYRAAEATITYRAAEPTGRDHDLTIITNSLPIAGLLAGRPRTGLHALGGRVRGLTQATVGADTVAAVTRLRVSTAFIGTNGLSEAHGLSTPDPAEAAVKTAMVAAARQVVVLADSSKMQREDLLSFAGIDDVDVLITDDRIDPAFSAALSARGIEVVIA, from the coding sequence GTGTACGCCGAGGAGAGACAGCAGGCAATCGTGGACGAGGTGCGCGTCGCCGGACGCGCGTCCGTCGCCGCGCTCGCCGAGAAGTTCGACGTCACCAGTGAGACGGTTCGTCGCGATCTCGCCGTGCTCGAGCGCACCGGCCATCTCCAGCGAGTGCACGGCGGCGCGGTGCGCGCCGAGGTCATGCGCGTGGTCGGCGAGCTGGGCATCGACGAGCGCGAGTCCAGCCAGGTCGAACAGAAGGCGGCGATCGGCCGTGCCGCGGTCCGGTTCCTCCCGCCCGAAGGCGGATCGGTGCTGTTCGATGCCGGCACCACCACCTACCGCGCCGCCGAGGCGACGATCACCTATCGGGCCGCCGAGCCGACGGGTCGCGACCATGACCTGACGATCATCACCAACAGCCTGCCGATCGCCGGACTCCTCGCGGGTCGCCCCCGCACCGGTCTCCACGCGCTCGGCGGCCGGGTACGGGGTCTGACCCAGGCCACGGTCGGCGCCGACACCGTTGCCGCGGTGACCCGGCTGCGGGTGAGCACCGCGTTCATCGGCACCAACGGGCTCAGCGAGGCCCACGGATTGTCCACGCCGGATCCGGCGGAGGCGGCCGTCAAGACGGCCATGGTCGCCGCCGCGCGGCAGGTCGTCGTGCTGGCCGACAGTTCCAAGATGCAGCGCGAGGATCTCTTGTCCTTCGCCGGCATCGACGACGTCGACGTCCTCATCACCGACGACCGGATCGACCCGGCGTTCTCGGCCGCGCTGTCGGCGCGGGGCATCGAGGTGGTGATCGCATGA
- a CDS encoding putative PEP-binding protein — protein MVQTLTGTPVVGGLAYGPAVWPGARPDHSAQTLGTGVEIAEDRRADEVARFVNAASVVAGRLRERASQNTGAAGEVLTATAGLAEDRGWIGAASGLIAKGATAESAAVAATKQFAEVFTKLGGLMAERVTDLNDVRDRVLAELLGLPEPGVPTPEVPSVLLADDLAPADTAGLDPSTTIALVTRLGGPTSHTAIIARQLGIPCVVAVAGLAAVAAGTDILVDGNTGEIEIAPDVVRARARVTGHRDHAATVARWTGPGRTADGVAVSVLANVADGASARAAADHPVEGVGLFRTELAFLERADEPSVDEQARIYGEVLGAFDGRKVVVRTLDAGSDKPLRFVTQPEEANPALGVRGDRIALAHPEIRAHQLDAIALAAEHTTTKPWVMAPMIASPAEAAAFAAEVRGRGLVAGVMVEVPAAAILAPAILAEVDFVSIGTNDLTQYTMAADRMSADLASLTDPWQPAVLHLIAMVARAGRDQGKPVGVCGEAAADPNLACVLVGLGVTSLSSAPAAAAAVGARLGRVTSTECRAAADAALATADPAAARMAATAVLDGASDRTDEP, from the coding sequence ATGGTCCAGACGCTGACCGGGACGCCGGTCGTCGGCGGGCTGGCGTACGGGCCCGCGGTCTGGCCGGGTGCGCGACCCGACCATTCCGCTCAGACCCTCGGCACCGGCGTCGAGATCGCCGAGGATCGACGAGCCGACGAGGTCGCCCGGTTCGTGAACGCCGCGAGTGTGGTCGCGGGCAGGCTTCGCGAGCGTGCGTCGCAGAACACCGGGGCCGCCGGCGAGGTGCTCACGGCGACCGCCGGGCTCGCCGAGGACCGCGGGTGGATCGGAGCGGCCTCGGGTCTCATCGCCAAGGGTGCGACGGCGGAATCGGCCGCCGTCGCGGCGACCAAACAATTCGCCGAGGTGTTCACCAAGCTCGGCGGGCTGATGGCCGAGCGGGTCACCGACCTCAACGACGTCCGTGACCGGGTACTCGCCGAACTGCTGGGACTGCCCGAGCCGGGGGTACCCACGCCCGAGGTGCCGTCGGTCCTGCTCGCCGACGACCTCGCTCCCGCTGACACCGCGGGGCTCGATCCGTCGACGACGATCGCACTGGTCACCCGTCTCGGGGGGCCGACCAGCCACACCGCGATCATCGCGCGCCAGCTGGGTATCCCGTGCGTCGTGGCGGTGGCCGGACTCGCCGCGGTGGCCGCAGGCACCGACATCCTCGTCGACGGCAACACCGGGGAGATCGAGATCGCCCCGGATGTCGTCCGGGCGCGGGCACGGGTCACCGGACATCGGGATCACGCCGCGACCGTCGCACGCTGGACGGGCCCCGGTCGCACCGCCGACGGGGTCGCGGTCTCGGTGCTGGCGAATGTCGCCGACGGCGCATCGGCTCGGGCCGCCGCCGATCATCCCGTCGAGGGCGTCGGGCTCTTCCGTACCGAGTTGGCCTTCCTCGAGCGAGCCGACGAGCCGTCCGTGGACGAGCAGGCCCGTATCTACGGGGAGGTTCTCGGAGCCTTCGACGGCCGGAAGGTGGTGGTGCGGACGCTCGACGCGGGCTCGGACAAGCCGTTGCGGTTCGTGACCCAGCCGGAGGAGGCCAATCCGGCCCTCGGGGTGCGCGGAGACCGGATCGCGCTGGCGCATCCCGAGATCCGCGCACATCAGCTCGATGCGATCGCGCTGGCGGCCGAGCACACGACCACGAAACCATGGGTGATGGCGCCGATGATCGCCTCGCCCGCCGAGGCCGCGGCGTTCGCCGCGGAGGTCCGCGGGCGCGGCCTGGTGGCCGGGGTCATGGTCGAGGTGCCGGCTGCGGCCATCCTCGCACCGGCGATCCTGGCCGAGGTCGACTTCGTGTCCATCGGCACCAACGACCTGACGCAGTACACGATGGCGGCCGACCGGATGTCCGCCGATCTCGCGTCGTTGACCGACCCGTGGCAACCGGCCGTCCTACACCTGATCGCGATGGTCGCGCGGGCAGGGCGCGATCAGGGCAAACCGGTGGGAGTGTGTGGCGAGGCGGCCGCCGACCCGAACCTCGCGTGTGTGCTGGTGGGGCTGGGTGTCACGTCGCTGTCGAGTGCGCCGGCGGCGGCCGCGGCGGTCGGGGCGCGGCTCGGCCGGGTCACCTCCACGGAGTGCCGGGCGGCGGCCGACGCCGCCTTGGCCACCGCCGACCCGGCTGCGGCCCGGATGGCGGCAACCGCAGTGCTCGACGGTGCGAGCGACCGAACGGATGAGCCGTAG
- the lexA gene encoding transcriptional repressor LexA, with translation MSETGDKRTGARGADEHAAPVDVVAAEASLTPRQRGVLEVIRKSVRERGYPPSIREIGDEVGLNSTSSVAHQLRTLERKGLLKRDANRPRAVNIAPSEPPSPATPTAGDLPVPTFVPVLGRIAAGGPILAEEAVEDVFPLPRELVGEGSLFLLRVVGESMIDAAICDGDWVVVRQQNVADNGDIVAAMIDGEATVKTFKRQKGNVWLMPHNELFDPIPGNDAVILGKVVTVMRRI, from the coding sequence ATGAGCGAGACCGGCGATAAGCGCACAGGGGCGCGGGGCGCCGACGAGCACGCGGCCCCGGTCGATGTGGTGGCCGCAGAGGCCTCTCTGACCCCGCGGCAGCGTGGCGTGCTCGAGGTGATCCGCAAGTCGGTGCGCGAGCGCGGGTACCCGCCGAGCATCCGGGAGATCGGCGACGAGGTCGGCCTGAACTCGACGTCGTCGGTGGCCCATCAGCTCCGCACGCTCGAACGCAAGGGTCTTCTCAAACGCGACGCCAACCGTCCGCGTGCGGTCAACATCGCGCCGAGCGAGCCGCCGTCACCGGCCACCCCGACCGCGGGTGACCTGCCCGTGCCCACATTCGTCCCCGTCCTGGGACGGATCGCCGCCGGCGGTCCCATCCTGGCCGAGGAAGCAGTGGAGGACGTCTTCCCGCTCCCCCGCGAACTCGTCGGCGAGGGGTCACTGTTCCTGCTGCGCGTCGTCGGTGAGTCGATGATCGACGCCGCCATCTGCGACGGCGACTGGGTGGTCGTCCGTCAGCAGAACGTGGCCGACAACGGCGACATCGTCGCCGCGATGATCGACGGGGAGGCGACGGTCAAGACGTTCAAGCGCCAGAAGGGCAACGTCTGGCTGATGCCCCACAACGAACTGTTCGATCCGATCCCGGGCAACGACGCCGTCATTCTCGGCAAGGTCGTCACCGTGATGCGGCGGATCTGA
- a CDS encoding LysM peptidoglycan-binding domain-containing protein yields the protein MRTATLIDPTRTERPYTDGAPGDGSYTGPAGRLRTDRTRTPALRTDGRRPADNRPVPRSALQAPRVGGTACSTPVGTRGRGPVIAERAVIAERAVIRRRRRTAVAILAGVGLALAVWVIGVVGQNYAASMTPTAVSTEVVHVRSGESLSTIASRVAPDMPREVVVDDIVALNDLGSSALRVGQPLLTPLYR from the coding sequence ATGCGTACCGCCACTCTCATCGATCCCACCCGTACCGAGCGCCCATACACCGACGGTGCACCCGGCGACGGCTCCTACACCGGTCCGGCCGGCCGCCTGCGCACCGACCGGACGCGCACCCCGGCGCTGCGTACCGATGGCCGCCGTCCGGCGGACAACCGCCCGGTACCGCGTTCGGCGCTGCAGGCCCCGCGCGTGGGCGGCACCGCGTGCTCGACGCCGGTGGGGACGCGCGGTCGCGGTCCCGTGATCGCCGAACGTGCCGTGATCGCCGAGCGTGCCGTGATCCGCAGGCGCCGTCGCACCGCGGTGGCGATCCTCGCCGGTGTCGGGCTGGCGCTGGCCGTGTGGGTCATCGGTGTCGTCGGTCAGAATTACGCCGCGTCGATGACCCCGACCGCGGTCAGTACCGAGGTCGTACATGTGCGGTCGGGCGAGTCCTTGAGCACCATCGCCTCGCGCGTCGCCCCGGATATGCCGCGCGAGGTCGTCGTCGACGACATCGTCGCGCTGAACGATCTCGGATCGAGCGCGTTGCGCGTCGGACAGCCGCTGCTCACCCCTCTGTACCGCTGA
- the nrdR gene encoding transcriptional regulator NrdR — protein sequence MRCPFCKNDDTKVIDSRVADEGQAIRRRRSCVECGRRFSTVESAVLAVVKRNGVTEPFSREKVMRGVRRACQGRHVAEDALAQLAQQVEDTVRASGSAEIPSNEVGLAILGPLRDLDEVAYLRFASVYRSFDSVEDFQREIDDLRAASKPPSDSGPQAGERAVSAESVQTS from the coding sequence ATGCGCTGCCCCTTCTGCAAGAACGACGACACCAAGGTCATCGACTCGCGTGTCGCTGATGAGGGGCAGGCCATCCGGCGGCGCCGCTCCTGTGTGGAGTGTGGCCGACGCTTCTCCACGGTCGAGAGCGCCGTGCTCGCGGTGGTCAAACGCAACGGAGTCACCGAACCCTTCAGTCGCGAGAAGGTGATGCGCGGGGTTCGTCGCGCATGTCAGGGCCGGCATGTCGCCGAGGATGCACTCGCCCAGCTGGCACAACAGGTCGAGGACACCGTCCGGGCCAGCGGCTCGGCCGAGATCCCCAGCAACGAGGTCGGTCTGGCCATTCTCGGTCCGCTGCGCGACCTCGACGAGGTGGCCTACCTGCGGTTCGCCTCGGTCTACCGCTCGTTCGATTCGGTCGAGGACTTCCAGCGCGAGATCGACGACCTGCGGGCCGCCTCGAAGCCTCCGTCGGATTCAGGTCCCCAGGCCGGCGAACGCGCCGTGTCAGCCGAGTCGGTCCAGACTTCGTAG